The following are encoded in a window of Anopheles stephensi strain Indian chromosome X, UCI_ANSTEP_V1.0, whole genome shotgun sequence genomic DNA:
- the LOC118503411 gene encoding probable 26S proteasome regulatory subunit p27: MSVYELLSNQLESLINHFNGILEKNNVGMYEPLENDDGTPLAEVDVPMVQLARKLIASFRQDHKLTKKQIELEENHSMQEGDPHLVLSSVKPPVDETVELQFESLEEPISKYSFLKGDEIIQIVPLYPNNLELPEEIGNVLYDVVTNEVICVFHKQSTDEHMVFEILPDTDGYRLFHHVPNY, encoded by the exons ATGTCAGTGTACGAGCTCCTGAGCAACCAACTGGAGAGTCTCATTAATCATTTTAATGGGATTCTCGAGAAG AATAACGTCGGCATGTATGAGCCGTTGGAAAATGATGATGGCACCCCGCTCGCTGAGGTAGATGTTCCTATGGTACAATTGGCGCGTAAGCTAATCGCATCCTTCAGGCAGGATCACAAGTTGACAAAAAAACAGATCGAGCTCGAAGAAAATCATTCGATGCAGGAAGGTGATCCGCATCTCGTGCTGTCGTCCGTGAAACCGCCCGTAGACGAAACGGTGGAGTTGCAGTTTGAATCTTTGGAAGAACCG ATTTCCAAGTACAGCTTTTTAAAAGGCGATGAAATCATTCAAATTGTCCCATTATACCCCAATAACCTCGAGTTGCCGGAAGAAATAGGCAACGTTTTATACGATGTCGTAACAAATGAAGTCATTTGTGTGTTTCACAAACAAAGCACCGATGAGCACATggtgtttgaaattttacCTGATACCGATGGGTACCGCTTATTCCACCATGTTCCGAATTACTAG
- the LOC118503476 gene encoding 26S proteasome non-ATPase regulatory subunit 9-like, producing the protein MSHETLLSLLNRKEELEKQIEQHGMVLKANKIGMNEPLIDGEEFPLPNIDIVSVRKARRAINYLQNDRAVLLKEIEKEMALLFEKGRSTVSSEVPACQPMEVDNSNDAVSPSLEPFAVVERVEPGQLADRMGVQIRDKILQIGTLTSQNFKALNQIQTVISNSQGRMLRFVIRKASTGKDVTLDMDFSAEGTRLGIFAKPLNT; encoded by the exons ATGTCTCATGAAACGTTACTTTCCCTGTTGAATCGTAAGGAAGAGCTGGAGAAGCAGATCGAACAGCACGGAATGGTGTTGAAAGCG aacaaaatcggaatGAACGAACCGCTGATTGATGGGGAAGAATTCCCACTTCCGAACATTGACATCGTATCCGTCCGTAAAGCACGCCGTGCAATCAATTATCTGCAAAACGATCGAGCTGTGCTTTTGAAGGAGATTGAAAAGGAAATGGCTCTCCTTTTCGAGAAGGGACGGAGTACGGTGTCATCCGAGGTGCCAGCTTGCCAGCCGATGGAGGTGGACAATAGTAATGATGCCGTGTCGCCTTCCTTGGAACCGTTCGCAGTGGTAGAAAGGGTAGAGCCAGGCCAGCTCGCAGATCGAATG GGCGTACAAATCCGGGACAAGATTTTACAGATCGGAACCCTCACATCACAGAACTTCAAAGCCCTGAATCAAATACAAACCGTAATTAGCAATTCGCAGGGTCGAATGCTTCGGTTTGTGATACGCAAAGCGAGCACGGGTAAAGATGTCACGTTGGACATGGATTTCAGTGCAGAAGGGACCCGATTGGGCATATTCGCAAAACCACTCAATACCTGA